Proteins from one Pectinophora gossypiella chromosome 19, ilPecGoss1.1, whole genome shotgun sequence genomic window:
- the LOC126375481 gene encoding uncharacterized protein LOC126375481, whose amino-acid sequence MEAAGGWWCLSLMVLYLQMSHSLQLQNIKDNPGILPVKLGQAYRQEDKWTVIKVLDLNDIKETLKFNVNKFLEFDKLVDVNKPFSHEFYNIRLHAYDLYNITINKFRQLVPSSRFKRGILNPLGSLIKVVTGNLDHEDAIKYDKLISELKGNQIHTEKKLIIVSKMLDGLINSTETLHNNTLILDERLKRIEKIVKYIASKENNSVYNTYMLSLFKLFIGNFRTIYLTISEIETVLALSKVSVLHQSIINSDEFLKILESVAKYDNLVYPVNLNNLIKIEKTIVVKSYMKENQITFILEIPLIDGNIYNYFKIYSLPMFKPSTNLTYVIIPKYPYLLAKGPKYHPINSPCDELAPGQFLCKENDQVIYPERTCVEQLMRFHSNLTLCRVYPVYVEDIKIQRIDPANWIVYTRSSQILTEKCNDDTIKRQIQGTYLISNAEDCELYIENFKLNRRRSIAADFHFKVTPVIGLPKPDFLKMNVTTELSKVDIKGVSLDNLKHLSNVLNSERFNSDISESEIIDTRSVSLATIFLYVILIISIITIIIWKFKVFNFTRNHQDSKSSDDFVLEEGGVMPPLARRTVTVHAA is encoded by the coding sequence GTGGTGCTTAAGCCTGATGGTTCTGTACCTTCAGATGAGCCACAGCCTTCAACTTCAAAACATTAAGGACAACCCCGGGATATTGCCTGTCAAGTTGGGACAAGCATATCGACAAGAAGATAAATGGACAGTTATCAAAGTTTTAGATTTGAATGATATAAAGGAAACCCTTAAATTTAACGTTAATAAGTTTTTAGAGTTTGATAAATTGGTAGATGTTAATAAACCTTTTTCACAtgagttttataatataagGTTACACGCGTatgatttatataatataaccatTAACAAATTCAGGCAACTTGTTCCGTCTAGCAGATTTAAGAGAGGCATCCTAAACCCTCTTGGTTCTTTAATAAAAGTAGTCACAGGGAATCTAGACCATGAAGACGCGATTAAATATGACAAATTGATCTCTGAACTTAAAGGCAATCAAATACATACagaaaagaaattaattattgtatctAAAATGTTAGATGGTTTAATAAATAGCACCGAGACATTACATAATAACACGTTAATATTAGACGAACGTCTTAAACGTATAGAAAAAATTGTTAAATACATAGCATCGAAAGAAAATAACTCcgtttataatacatatatgttAAGCTTGTTCAAACTGTTCATTGGAAACTTCAGAACTATATACTTGACTATTAGTGAAATTGAAACTGTTTTAGCATTGAGTAAAGTCTCAGTGTTACACCAATCCATCATAAATTCAGATGAGTTTCTCAAAATACTGGAATCTGTAGCCAAGTATGATAATTTAGTATATCCTGTAAACCTAAATAACTtgataaaaattgaaaaaactatAGTTGTTAAGTCGTATATGAAAGAAAATCAGATTACGTTCATTTTAGAAATTCCTTTAATAGatggaaatatttataattattttaaaatttattcattaCCCATGTTTAAGCCATCAACAAACCTTACCTATGTTATAATTCCTAAATATCCTTACCTTTTGGCGAAAGGTCCGAAATACCACCCCATCAACAGTCCCTGCGACGAGCTAGCCCCGGGACAGTTCCTGTGCAAGGAGAATGACCAGGTCATTTATCCTGAACGAACCTGTGTTGAGCAGCTGATGCGGTTTCATTCTAATCTCACCCTCTGCAGAGTTTACCCTGTCTACGTGGAAGATATCAAGATCCAGAGGATCGATCCTGCCAATTGGATTGTCTACACCAGGAGCAGCCAAATACTTACTGAAAAATGTAATGACGACACAATCAAAAGACAGATTCAGGGTACTTACCTTATTTCCAATGCTGAAGACTGCGAACTCTACATAGAGAACTTTAAATTAAACCGCCGGAGGTCCATTGCTGCCGATTTCCATTTCAAGGTTACACCCGTAATTGGTTTACCTAAGCCCGACTTCCTGAAGATGAACGTTACCACGGAATTATCTAAGGTGGACATTAAAGGCGTGTCTTTGGATAACTTGAAGCATCTCTCTAACGTATTAAACAGTGAAAGGTTTAACAGTGATATCAGTGAAAGTGAAATAATAGACACTCGTAGTGTGAGCTTAGCTACTATATTCCTTTATGTAATCTTAATTATAAGTatcattactattattatatggaAATTTAAAGTTTTCAATTTTACACGAAATCACCAAGACTCAAAATCGTCGGATGATTTCGTGCTTGAGGAGGGAGGAGTTATGCCACCCCTAGCCCGAAGAACGGTGACAGTGCATGCTGCCTAG